Below is a genomic region from Bos javanicus breed banteng chromosome 13, ARS-OSU_banteng_1.0, whole genome shotgun sequence.
GCGGGGACCGAAGCGGGCGTTGGTTAGGGAGACCCGAGGGGAGCAAAGCCTGAAGGGAGCCCGGGCAGGGGAGCAGCTAGAAGCGGGGCGGGACGGGCTGCCCTCTGCCTGCGAGCAGAGCGCCCTGGCCGGGCCGGAGTGGGCGTGTGAGCACCTGGAGCGCGGAGCCGATTCTGTAGCATTTGCGGAGGCGTAGGCGGgcggagaggaggggaggggaggcgagGCGGAGCCAGGAGGGCCTGGGCTTCAGCTGTGAGCGGCCGTGCGGGCAGGTGGACCCTCTGTCCACGGTGCGGGCCGTCTCGTCCGTGACCGATCTCAGGTGCCCAGGGCAGGATGTACACGCTGCTGTCGGGCCTGTACAAGTACATGTTCCAGAAGGACGAGTACTGCGTCCTGATCCTGGGTCTGGACAACGCCGGGAAGACGGTGAGTGCCGCTCCGTGTCAGcgccatcccccacccccacagtccTTTCGGTGTTTTTTTAGCTGCGTGTTCTCCACCCAGGCAGGCTCTGAACCCTGCTTAAGGTCATAGGATAGTTACAACCATTCGATTTTAAAGGCAAATGTTGTTCTCTTTTGCCTTGTTGTAAAGGAATAAGCCCCAGGAGGGGTGTTTGAAAACTATTGCAATTCTATCTCACGCCTCTTTCTCTCTGCCCTTAGACCTTCTTGGAGCAGTCAAAGACCCGATTCAACAAGAACTACAAGGGGATGAGTCTGTCCAAAATCACTACCACCGTGGGCCTAAACAGTAAGGGTCCTTTGCGGGTGTGGGTTGGGGGCAGAACGCTGAGGATGCTGCAGTGTGCACAGGCCACGGGTGAGGCCTCTGCTCCATTCAGCCTGCTTCTCCCAGGAGAGCTGGCAGCTGGTGGGTCAGGGATCAGAACTGCAGCCTCACCTGTCTCTTCTCTGCAGTCGGCACTGTGGACGTGGGAAAGGCCCGCCTGATGTTCTGGGACttgggggggcaggaggagctgcAGTCTCTGTGGGACAAGGTAAGATGGATGGGTGCCACGTCGGCTCCCTGGCACCATCTCTATCCGGGTGGTACCTTAGTCTCGTCCTTCCTTTTCTCAGAAGGCCTAGGATTCTTCTTCTTTCCTTACTCTTGGCAGCTTCTGTGACCCACTTGGTTCCTGAGGCTCACCCCCATcccagttcctcag
It encodes:
- the ARFRP1 gene encoding ADP-ribosylation factor-related protein 1 isoform X2 — encoded protein: MYTLLSGLYKYMFQKDEYCVLILGLDNAGKTTFLEQSKTRFNKNYKGMSLSKITTTVGLNIGTVDVGKARLMFWDLGGQEELQSLWDKYYAECHGVIYVIDSTDEERLSESKQAFDGHKRGAGRCPHPGAGQ